A genome region from Nitrospirota bacterium includes the following:
- the ftsH gene encoding ATP-dependent zinc metalloprotease FtsH: protein MNSFYKNLALILLFVVVSVLIFNLFNPVNTASEQLPFSSVMDKIANGDVNDVTIKGNEMSGNLKTAKSFRTNLPEYPDLVKDLRAKGVKINVEPVKESAWYNFLVVWAPLILMALWFLFIMRNMQMGGNKAMSFGKSKAKLLNESSKKVTFSEVAGMDEAKVEVQEIIEILKDPQKFQKLGGKIPKGVLLVGPPGTGKTLLARAIAGEAGVPFLSISGSDFVEMFVGVGASRVRDLFEQGKKNAPCIIFIDEIDAVGRHRGAGLGGGHDEREQTLNQLLVEMDGFESNEGVILVAATNRPDVLDPALLRPGRFDRQVVIPRPDLNGRVGVLKVHTQKIKLAPHVDIESIARGTPGLSGAELANLVNEAALLAGRAGKTQVENDDFDRAKDKILMGLERKSMLISDEEKKNTAYHEAGHTMVAKLIPGTDPVHKVSIIPRGMALGVTLQLPTADRYSYDRDHLLNNIAILLGGRAAEEIALKHMTTGAGNDLERATLLARKMVTEWGMSDKLGPLTYGKKEEQIFLGREIAQHRDYSEHTAVEIDEEVKRIVVQNYERAKKLITDRRDTLDTLTRALLEKETLDGPEIEAIVNGQPATA from the coding sequence GTGAACTCATTCTACAAAAATCTGGCGCTGATACTGCTGTTCGTCGTGGTATCCGTGCTGATCTTCAATCTCTTCAATCCCGTGAACACGGCATCGGAGCAGCTGCCGTTCAGTTCCGTCATGGATAAGATCGCGAATGGCGACGTGAACGACGTCACGATCAAGGGTAACGAGATGTCCGGAAACCTGAAGACGGCGAAGTCCTTCAGAACGAACCTGCCCGAATATCCCGATCTCGTCAAGGACCTGCGCGCCAAGGGCGTAAAGATCAACGTCGAGCCCGTCAAGGAGTCGGCGTGGTACAACTTCCTCGTGGTCTGGGCGCCGCTCATTCTGATGGCGCTCTGGTTCCTGTTCATCATGCGGAACATGCAGATGGGCGGGAACAAGGCCATGTCCTTCGGCAAGAGCAAGGCCAAGCTTTTGAACGAAAGCTCCAAGAAGGTGACCTTCAGTGAAGTGGCCGGCATGGACGAGGCCAAGGTCGAGGTGCAGGAGATCATCGAGATCCTCAAGGACCCGCAGAAGTTCCAGAAGCTGGGCGGCAAGATCCCCAAGGGCGTGCTGCTCGTCGGGCCTCCCGGAACGGGCAAGACCCTGCTTGCACGGGCCATTGCCGGCGAGGCGGGCGTGCCGTTCCTGTCCATCAGCGGATCGGACTTCGTCGAAATGTTTGTCGGCGTTGGCGCCTCGCGCGTGCGCGACCTCTTCGAACAGGGCAAGAAGAATGCCCCCTGCATCATTTTCATCGACGAGATCGATGCCGTGGGCAGGCATCGCGGTGCCGGCCTGGGCGGCGGCCATGACGAGCGCGAGCAGACCCTGAACCAGCTCCTCGTCGAGATGGACGGTTTCGAGAGCAACGAGGGCGTGATCCTTGTGGCGGCTACGAACCGCCCCGACGTGCTCGACCCGGCGCTCCTCCGGCCCGGCAGGTTCGACCGCCAGGTCGTGATTCCCCGGCCCGATCTGAACGGCCGCGTCGGCGTGCTCAAGGTGCACACCCAGAAGATCAAGCTGGCGCCCCATGTGGATATCGAATCCATTGCCCGCGGGACGCCGGGCCTCTCCGGCGCCGAGCTGGCGAACCTCGTGAACGAAGCGGCGCTGCTCGCGGGCAGGGCCGGCAAGACCCAGGTTGAGAACGACGACTTTGACCGCGCCAAGGACAAGATCCTGATGGGCCTCGAACGCAAGAGCATGCTGATCAGCGACGAGGAAAAAAAGAACACCGCATACCATGAGGCGGGCCATACCATGGTGGCGAAGCTCATCCCCGGCACGGACCCGGTCCACAAGGTCTCTATCATCCCGCGCGGCATGGCGCTGGGCGTCACGCTCCAGCTGCCCACCGCCGACCGGTACTCCTATGACAGGGATCACCTGCTGAACAACATAGCGATCCTGCTCGGCGGCAGGGCTGCCGAGGAGATCGCTCTCAAGCACATGACCACGGGCGCGGGCAACGACCTCGAGCGCGCCACCCTGCTTGCCCGCAAAATGGTGACCGAGTGGGGCATGAGCGACAAGCTCGGTCCGCTCACCTACGGCAAGAAGGAAGAGCAGATCTTCCTGGGCCGCGAGATCGCCCAGCACCGGGACTACAGCGAGCACACCGCTGTCGAGATCGACGAGGAAGTGAAGCGAATCGTGGTCCAGAACTATGAACGGGCGAAGAAGCTGATCACCGACCGCCGCGACACGCTTGACACGCTCACGAGGGCACTGCTCGAGAAGGAAACCCTCGACGGGCCGGAGATCGAAGCGATCGTGAACGGCCAGCCGGCCACGGCGTAG
- the tilS gene encoding tRNA lysidine(34) synthetase TilS, giving the protein MLLLNVQDTIRKYGLLDPGDRVVVAVSGGPDSVCLLAILHTMAKNLGLSLHVAHLDHMFRGEESAEEAQFVADLSKKLGIPSTSERFDVPAFCRERGLSAQEGARKVRYGFLEQVAHDTGASRIATGHTADDQAETFLLRLLRGAGVSGLSSIPPRRGMIIRPLIEITRDQVLDYLRENSLGFRTDPSNAKPVYTRNRVRMDVIPVLRQFNPRIVETLAAEAALLRDEDEAVDAYLGSVTEAAHREDDETVSIKRDAFDTLPPAFRRRLLRKIADMTDRGASFLSLGQIDDALSFMLSTQTGKSIMLSPGLSVTREYDRFVFSSPAARPGFSRTLSHPGATMVPELGLEVKTLIAEGRRTEPELSNYIWQAQFDYDKIGPLLTLRSRHSGDRFSPSGMAGRSKKLQDYFVDAKVPRRKRDRVPLLCSGEDILWVVGLRTDERFLVTEATRTVLTVLIRPSGARHGE; this is encoded by the coding sequence ATGCTCCTTCTGAACGTTCAAGATACCATCAGGAAGTACGGCCTTCTGGACCCCGGAGACCGGGTGGTTGTCGCGGTATCGGGCGGGCCGGACTCGGTCTGTCTTCTTGCCATCCTGCACACCATGGCGAAGAACCTCGGCCTCTCCCTCCACGTGGCCCATCTTGACCATATGTTCCGGGGCGAGGAATCGGCGGAAGAGGCGCAGTTCGTCGCCGATCTCTCGAAAAAGCTCGGCATCCCGTCGACGAGCGAGCGGTTCGACGTGCCGGCCTTCTGCCGGGAACGGGGACTGTCGGCCCAGGAGGGCGCGCGCAAGGTCCGGTACGGATTTCTGGAGCAGGTGGCGCACGATACCGGCGCCAGCCGCATCGCGACGGGCCATACCGCGGATGACCAGGCCGAGACCTTTCTGCTGCGGCTCCTGCGCGGCGCAGGCGTCTCGGGTCTGTCCTCCATCCCGCCGAGGCGCGGGATGATCATCAGACCGCTCATCGAGATCACCCGGGACCAGGTACTGGACTACCTGAGGGAGAACAGCCTCGGCTTCAGGACCGACCCATCGAACGCGAAACCGGTATACACGCGGAACAGGGTGAGGATGGATGTCATCCCTGTCCTCCGGCAGTTCAATCCCCGTATCGTTGAAACGCTCGCGGCCGAAGCTGCCCTGCTCCGGGACGAGGATGAGGCCGTTGACGCCTACCTGGGATCGGTCACGGAGGCCGCTCACCGGGAGGATGACGAGACGGTCTCGATCAAACGCGATGCCTTCGACACGCTCCCGCCCGCTTTCCGCCGCAGGTTGCTCAGGAAGATCGCGGACATGACGGACAGGGGCGCCTCATTCCTGTCGCTCGGCCAGATCGACGATGCGCTGTCGTTCATGCTGAGCACGCAGACGGGGAAATCGATCATGCTGTCCCCCGGGCTTTCAGTCACCCGGGAATACGACCGGTTCGTCTTCAGCTCGCCGGCGGCTCGCCCGGGCTTTTCCCGAACCCTGTCGCACCCCGGCGCCACGATGGTCCCGGAGCTCGGACTCGAGGTCAAGACCCTGATCGCGGAGGGCCGCCGGACCGAGCCGGAGCTTTCAAATTATATATGGCAGGCGCAGTTCGATTATGATAAGATAGGGCCGCTTTTGACGCTCAGGAGCAGGCACTCCGGCGACCGGTTCAGCCCCTCGGGAATGGCCGGCAGGAGCAAAAAGCTCCAGGACTATTTCGTGGACGCGAAAGTGCCGCGCCGAAAGCGGGACAGGGTACCCTTGCTCTGCTCGGGAGAGGATATCCTGTGGGTGGTTGGCCTCAGGACCGATGAGCGGTTCCTGGTAACGGAAGCAACGCGGACGGTGCTGACGGTGCTGATCAGACCGTCAGGCGCGAGACATGGGGAGTGA
- the folP gene encoding dihydropteroate synthase, which produces MAPVFRISGHGAITVVLHGLTPEESGEIRNALRSVDGGADQKSAPPSFSEQTFRDGATVPVLTGTADQIREASRIIAAYGGRARALAEKISSHLDNYLRSDYKMSCKGTVLDLGSRTHIMGILNVTPDSFSDGGRYADPERALAHARDMVTAGADIIDIGGESTRPGALPLSEEEELRRIIPLIERLSAELSIPLSVDTYKSSVARKALDAGASIVNDISGLRFSPDMAMIAADAGAAVVIMHIKGTPRDMQQKPVYADVIGEISSFLAEGIELAERAGVSREKVLIDPGIGFGKTLEHNLTILGRLEEFRTLGRPIVLGTSRKKFIGTVLGIPGPDHRVLGSMATIALGIERGASVLRVHDVAETVQVARMTDAIMRTTTGFSSSNRGNQ; this is translated from the coding sequence ATGGCGCCTGTCTTCCGCATCTCGGGGCATGGTGCGATCACGGTGGTTCTGCACGGTCTGACCCCTGAAGAGTCAGGCGAAATCCGTAATGCCTTGCGCAGCGTTGATGGCGGGGCGGACCAGAAGTCCGCTCCGCCTTCTTTTTCGGAACAGACATTCCGGGACGGCGCCACGGTGCCGGTCCTGACCGGCACCGCCGACCAGATCAGAGAAGCCTCCCGCATCATCGCTGCGTACGGCGGCCGGGCCCGCGCTCTAGCCGAAAAAATATCGTCGCACCTTGACAACTACCTGCGCTCGGATTATAAAATGAGCTGCAAGGGGACCGTGCTCGACCTCGGCAGCCGCACGCACATCATGGGGATCCTGAACGTCACCCCCGATTCGTTTTCCGACGGCGGCCGCTATGCCGATCCGGAGCGCGCCCTGGCCCATGCCCGGGACATGGTCACCGCGGGGGCGGACATTATCGACATCGGCGGCGAGTCGACCAGGCCCGGCGCGCTTCCCCTCTCCGAGGAAGAAGAGCTGCGAAGGATCATCCCGCTCATTGAGCGCCTGTCGGCGGAGCTTTCCATTCCCCTTTCGGTCGACACGTACAAGTCCTCCGTCGCCAGAAAGGCGCTCGATGCAGGCGCCTCGATCGTGAACGATATCAGCGGGCTCCGGTTCTCGCCGGACATGGCCATGATCGCAGCCGACGCGGGCGCAGCCGTCGTGATCATGCACATCAAGGGCACGCCGCGCGACATGCAGCAGAAACCGGTCTATGCCGACGTCATCGGCGAGATATCTTCTTTTCTCGCGGAGGGGATCGAGCTCGCCGAACGGGCAGGCGTCAGCCGCGAAAAGGTGCTGATCGATCCGGGGATCGGGTTCGGGAAAACGCTCGAGCACAACCTTACGATCCTGGGCAGGCTCGAGGAGTTCCGGACGCTGGGCAGGCCGATCGTGCTCGGCACGTCGCGGAAGAAGTTCATCGGCACGGTACTCGGCATTCCCGGGCCGGATCACCGCGTGCTGGGATCGATGGCGACGATCGCGCTGGGAATCGAGCGGGGCGCCTCTGTCCTGCGGGTCCATGACGTTGCCGAGACGGTCCAGGTCGCGCGCATGACCGATGCGATAATGAGGACAACCACAGGATTTTCGTCATCCAATCGCGGGAACCAATGA
- a CDS encoding DUF3786 domain-containing protein — protein sequence MSRLRTPLEVYKLLPRSNCGECPPRTCMAFAAAVIKQEAQLSGCPRLDKKIISEYSGKIDRQVNLESVQQEQLKKLQKKIRTIELPSRVECLCGRVNDSSLVISCLGRDFEVDAQGTVRSQCHTHAWFSLPLLDYVVNCTGAEVTGNWVPLRELPSGQTWSRLFEQRCEKPLKQIADRHAALFEDLISMFSAVSSFNDFNADISVVLYPLPRVPILICYWKPEEDMESKLHVFFDESAEKNLPIDSLFTLGTGIAMMLQKIMLKHSGAGSLLP from the coding sequence ATGTCCAGGCTCAGAACACCCCTCGAGGTCTATAAGCTGCTGCCCAGATCGAACTGCGGAGAATGCCCGCCACGAACCTGCATGGCTTTTGCTGCGGCGGTCATCAAACAGGAAGCGCAGCTCTCCGGCTGCCCCCGTCTGGACAAAAAAATCATCAGCGAGTATAGCGGGAAAATAGACCGGCAGGTGAACCTGGAGAGCGTCCAGCAGGAACAACTGAAAAAATTACAGAAGAAGATCAGAACTATCGAGCTGCCCTCGCGGGTGGAGTGCCTGTGCGGCAGGGTGAATGATTCTTCCCTCGTCATTTCCTGCCTCGGCAGGGACTTCGAGGTCGACGCTCAGGGAACGGTCAGGTCCCAGTGCCATACGCACGCATGGTTCTCCCTGCCCTTGCTCGATTACGTCGTAAACTGCACGGGCGCGGAAGTCACCGGGAACTGGGTCCCCTTGCGCGAGCTTCCGAGCGGTCAGACCTGGAGCCGTCTCTTTGAGCAGCGATGCGAGAAGCCGCTGAAGCAGATCGCCGACAGGCATGCGGCCCTTTTCGAGGACCTGATCAGCATGTTCAGCGCCGTCTCATCGTTCAATGATTTCAACGCCGATATCTCCGTTGTCCTGTATCCCCTCCCCCGGGTGCCGATCCTGATCTGCTACTGGAAACCGGAAGAGGATATGGAGTCCAAGCTCCATGTATTCTTCGACGAGAGCGCCGAAAAGAACCTTCCCATTGATTCGCTCTTCACGCTCGGGACCGGCATCGCCATGATGCTCCAGAAGATCATGCTCAAGCACAGCGGTGCGGGTAGCCTGCTGCCGTAA
- a CDS encoding CdaR family protein has translation MDIRRWLTDNWGIKLLSLGLAVALWFYVTSTGKTELTLTVPIELRNIPAGMTVVGDVTGSLEVRVQGQERVMGDSAFSKKIVALLDLSLTKEGENAVPLSPDDIRRPAGTIITHLSQTEVKIKLERLVRKTFRLRPVLHGTPAAGYRLAGVAVTPAKIVLEGPASVMQTIDRLETLPIDIQRASQSMSVEPRIDYQGKPVKLLEKNITVRVNIERTGQ, from the coding sequence ATGGACATCCGCCGATGGCTCACCGACAACTGGGGCATCAAGCTGCTCTCGCTCGGCCTTGCGGTCGCTCTCTGGTTCTACGTCACCTCGACCGGAAAAACGGAGCTGACGCTCACGGTCCCCATAGAGCTGAGGAACATACCGGCCGGCATGACGGTCGTGGGAGACGTCACCGGCAGTCTCGAAGTGCGCGTGCAGGGCCAGGAGCGCGTGATGGGGGACAGCGCATTCAGCAAGAAGATCGTCGCCCTGCTCGATCTGTCCCTGACGAAGGAGGGCGAGAACGCGGTCCCGCTGTCCCCCGATGATATCAGGCGGCCGGCGGGAACGATCATCACGCACCTGTCGCAGACCGAGGTCAAGATCAAGCTCGAACGGCTCGTCCGGAAAACCTTCCGGTTGAGGCCGGTCCTGCACGGTACGCCCGCCGCCGGGTACCGGCTGGCGGGCGTTGCGGTGACGCCGGCGAAGATCGTGCTGGAAGGGCCGGCAAGCGTCATGCAGACGATCGACAGGCTTGAAACCTTGCCCATCGACATCCAGCGGGCGAGCCAGAGCATGAGCGTGGAGCCCCGGATCGATTACCAGGGAAAGCCGGTTAAGCTCCTGGAGAAGAACATCACGGTGCGCGTGAATATTGAGAGGACGGGACAATGA
- the hpt gene encoding hypoxanthine phosphoribosyltransferase, with product MVGIDFGKPLFTSEEIQRKIHELGARISTDYADRDLLVVGVLKGALFFMSDLLRSLRISVCMDFMHVTSASSKDREGHPVQILADMKQDISGKHILLVEDIIDSGLTVDYLKKMLVARNPESLKVCVLLDKPDRRQVPIEADYAGFRIPNKYVVGYGLDYKERYRNLPYIAVLPLEERQSS from the coding sequence ATGGTAGGCATCGATTTTGGGAAGCCGCTGTTTACGAGCGAGGAGATACAAAGGAAGATCCACGAATTGGGAGCGAGAATATCGACCGATTATGCAGACAGGGATCTGCTGGTCGTCGGCGTGCTAAAGGGAGCCCTTTTCTTCATGTCCGACCTGCTCCGTTCGCTCAGGATATCGGTCTGCATGGATTTCATGCATGTCACCAGTGCTTCCTCGAAGGACAGGGAGGGGCACCCCGTTCAGATCCTGGCCGACATGAAGCAGGACATCAGCGGCAAGCATATCCTGCTCGTAGAGGACATCATCGACTCCGGCCTGACCGTGGACTACCTGAAGAAGATGCTTGTTGCCCGGAATCCCGAATCCCTCAAGGTCTGCGTGCTGCTGGACAAGCCCGACCGGCGTCAGGTGCCGATCGAGGCGGACTATGCCGGTTTCCGCATCCCGAACAAATACGTGGTCGGCTATGGCCTCGACTACAAGGAACGCTACCGCAACCTGCCCTACATTGCCGTGCTGCCGCTCGAGGAGCGGCAGTCCTCATAA
- a CDS encoding TraR/DksA family transcriptional regulator, producing MAVKKGAKKKTAAKPKPKKAAKKAVKKAAKKAVKKAAPKKRSTARPKKAAAKPVKKKKTTAAQAVPSRPARITPATQKRNEVLKKILLKKRNEVVAGLEAQMGRKLTRETGQRIDAAMDSADMSSQDMDQGIDYSLIEMRYEQYKDIADAFRKLQNNTFGLCEECGEEIDIKRLEVNPLARYCISCKTKKEEIERIQKEETRFKE from the coding sequence ATGGCTGTAAAAAAAGGTGCAAAAAAGAAAACCGCCGCAAAACCGAAGCCCAAGAAAGCGGCCAAAAAGGCGGTCAAGAAAGCCGCTAAAAAAGCCGTCAAAAAAGCAGCGCCGAAAAAGCGCAGCACGGCCAGACCGAAGAAAGCTGCAGCGAAGCCCGTGAAAAAAAAGAAAACCACGGCTGCACAAGCCGTCCCGTCCCGTCCCGCACGCATCACCCCGGCAACGCAGAAGCGGAACGAAGTGCTGAAGAAGATCCTGCTCAAGAAGCGGAACGAGGTGGTAGCGGGCCTCGAAGCCCAGATGGGCCGCAAACTGACGCGGGAGACAGGGCAGCGGATCGACGCGGCAATGGACAGTGCGGACATGTCATCGCAGGACATGGACCAGGGCATTGATTATTCCCTCATCGAGATGCGGTACGAGCAGTACAAGGACATCGCAGACGCCTTCCGTAAGCTCCAGAACAACACCTTCGGCCTGTGCGAAGAGTGCGGCGAAGAGATCGACATCAAGCGGCTTGAAGTGAACCCGCTCGCCCGGTACTGCATCTCCTGCAAGACGAAGAAAGAGGAGATCGAGCGGATCCAGAAGGAAGAGACGAGGTTCAAGGAATAA
- the cdaA gene encoding diadenylate cyclase CdaA, producing the protein MLTNFAEIRAALAHYRWFNDTVDIALVYYMFYRILLIIKGTRAFQMLIGLGIIVIALVASRAFEFYTLDWLIHSFWSQIVLAMVILFQPEIRRALAQVGQNNIFKSLSAVEKSTFIEETVKAAVSMANKRIGALIVLERDTDLSTIVEMGTELDARVTKEILVSIFLPYSPIHDGAAIIRSGRIAAAGCFLPLTLSSNIAKSFGTRHRAAIGLTDESDAVVVVVSEETGEISVVKHGAIEQNADAQALRKTLQEIFIRKKNGAP; encoded by the coding sequence ATGCTGACCAACTTTGCCGAAATACGGGCCGCCCTCGCCCACTACCGCTGGTTCAACGACACGGTGGACATTGCGCTCGTCTATTACATGTTTTACCGCATCCTGCTGATCATCAAGGGAACACGGGCGTTCCAGATGCTCATCGGGCTTGGCATCATCGTGATCGCCCTCGTCGCATCCCGGGCGTTCGAATTCTACACTCTGGACTGGCTCATCCATAGCTTCTGGTCGCAGATCGTGCTCGCTATGGTGATCCTGTTCCAGCCCGAGATCAGGCGCGCCCTGGCCCAGGTCGGCCAGAACAACATCTTCAAGTCCCTGTCGGCCGTGGAAAAGTCCACGTTCATAGAAGAGACGGTCAAAGCCGCTGTGTCCATGGCGAACAAGCGGATCGGCGCGCTGATCGTGCTGGAGCGGGACACGGATCTTTCGACGATCGTGGAAATGGGGACAGAACTGGATGCAAGGGTCACGAAGGAGATCCTGGTCAGCATCTTTCTCCCCTACTCGCCGATCCATGACGGGGCGGCCATCATCCGGAGCGGCCGGATCGCGGCGGCGGGCTGCTTCCTGCCCCTCACGCTGTCGTCAAACATAGCCAAGTCCTTCGGTACGCGCCACCGGGCCGCCATCGGCCTGACCGATGAGTCCGATGCGGTGGTCGTGGTCGTGTCGGAGGAGACCGGCGAGATCTCCGTGGTGAAGCACGGCGCAATCGAGCAAAATGCGGATGCGCAGGCGCTCAGGAAGACGCTCCAGGAGATCTTCATCAGAAAGAAGAACGGAGCGCCGTAA
- a CDS encoding ChaN family lipoprotein: MPKLIRSLFLILILLSPFPARSNEITLPEYSLTVSIDLPASRLTGVATIALAPDMPVTITTSDLIIKNVSLNGVAMDRAVTNNRIAISTAPKEGGRLTIEYEGVFKGGTSSGSGSPPIKERVIDANGIFLTGAWYPKIEGPARYRLRVNLPAGYEAVSEADAIEKNIRDGQWEFHFQFDHPLDGLSLVAGRYALLSNEMNGVEIVTYYLPEDRGHAAIRLAEARDYLEQYEKLLSRFPYRRISLVESVRSLSVAQPTIALIDRGDFRLSRAEAPLRDQILSEWFGSAVFVDPEQGNWAAGLVAYLGEHLSEEQAGRGRDFRKQLLLDYASRVNAKNETSLRGLRDGTDGAARAIGRGKGALVFHMLRRSLGDTMFFDGLRELITEKRFQRASWDDVRLAFERRAGSDLAPFFKQWVDKEGLAELVPDKPAVQRSGDIFEVTFTLDQHNLSIPVEVPAVMTLANGAVTTERLNIGSGKTDITLQPPEEPRNLVIDPDYDLARELTEEESPPLIETFLGDDSRLVVLPVAGRESYQRVIDRLKEQGALVKEAADLTDASLKSSSLVVLGRDNPIIDRLFGGMMSGTGAAFDLIARKNPWNPRKAVLLMHARTDRDAAAGFAQMLQSGRYSRVTVDRAGGLSRKTDESQRGMLMELRERTMAIDLSSVKTLTEAVTAAAGNRIIYLGEYHDKFAHHAVQLQVISALHEKGLSLAIGMEMFQRPFQKVLDDYIGGTIDERAFLKQSEYFKRWVFDYNLYKPILDFAREHRIPVVALNQRKEITDKVSKSGLDSLTSEERSEVPRQMDFSDAGYRDRLKSAFDQHPGAAELSFDYFFEAQVLWDETMAESIDEFLRKNPERRMVVIAGSGHLSYGSGIPKRAFRRNSLPYFIALNDSEVEPDVANYLLLPQPLEGVAPPKLMAVLKVENSAVSIIELPEGSVSKKAGMTVGDRILSLDNEQVESVEDIRLVLFFKKKGETVSVKVIRKRFFLGDREMQFDVKL; encoded by the coding sequence ATGCCGAAACTGATTCGCAGTCTCTTTCTTATTCTCATCCTGCTCTCCCCGTTTCCGGCTCGCAGCAACGAAATAACGCTGCCGGAATACAGCCTCACCGTCTCCATCGACCTTCCCGCTTCTCGCCTGACAGGCGTTGCCACCATCGCGCTCGCTCCCGACATGCCGGTTACGATCACCACGTCGGACCTCATCATCAAGAACGTGAGCCTCAACGGTGTTGCCATGGATCGTGCGGTCACGAACAACAGGATCGCGATCAGCACCGCTCCCAAGGAAGGCGGACGACTGACGATCGAATATGAAGGAGTGTTCAAGGGCGGGACAAGTTCCGGATCGGGATCCCCGCCGATCAAGGAGAGGGTCATCGATGCCAATGGGATATTCCTGACCGGCGCCTGGTATCCGAAGATCGAAGGGCCCGCGCGATACCGGCTCAGGGTGAATCTGCCGGCGGGGTACGAGGCCGTGTCCGAGGCGGACGCGATCGAGAAGAACATCCGCGATGGCCAGTGGGAATTCCACTTCCAATTCGACCATCCCCTCGACGGGCTGAGCCTTGTGGCCGGCCGCTACGCGCTGCTCAGCAACGAGATGAACGGCGTCGAGATCGTTACGTACTATCTTCCCGAAGACCGGGGCCATGCAGCCATACGTCTCGCGGAGGCCAGGGACTACCTCGAGCAGTACGAGAAGCTCCTTTCCCGGTTTCCGTACCGGAGGATATCTCTCGTCGAGAGCGTGCGATCCTTGTCCGTCGCGCAACCGACCATCGCCCTGATCGACCGGGGCGACTTCCGCCTTTCCCGTGCGGAGGCCCCCCTGCGCGATCAGATCCTGAGCGAATGGTTCGGCAGTGCGGTCTTCGTCGATCCTGAACAGGGTAACTGGGCCGCCGGACTCGTCGCCTATCTGGGAGAACATCTGAGCGAGGAGCAGGCAGGCAGGGGCCGGGATTTCCGAAAACAACTGCTCCTCGACTATGCCTCCCGGGTGAACGCCAAGAATGAGACGTCGCTCCGGGGTCTCCGGGACGGCACGGACGGCGCTGCCCGCGCCATTGGCCGCGGTAAAGGAGCTCTCGTCTTTCACATGCTCAGGCGGTCGCTGGGCGACACAATGTTCTTTGACGGGCTTCGGGAACTGATCACGGAAAAGCGGTTCCAGCGCGCCTCATGGGACGATGTGCGGCTTGCCTTCGAGCGCCGCGCAGGCTCTGACCTTGCCCCCTTCTTCAAGCAATGGGTGGACAAAGAAGGGCTTGCCGAGCTGGTCCCGGACAAGCCCGCGGTCCAGCGCTCCGGTGACATCTTCGAGGTCACTTTCACGCTGGACCAACATAATCTGTCCATTCCCGTCGAGGTTCCGGCCGTCATGACGCTGGCGAACGGCGCTGTTACGACGGAGCGCCTGAACATCGGCTCCGGGAAGACAGACATCACCCTCCAGCCTCCCGAGGAGCCGCGGAACCTCGTTATCGACCCGGATTATGACCTTGCACGGGAACTGACCGAGGAGGAGTCGCCCCCCCTGATCGAAACATTCCTTGGGGACGACAGCCGCCTGGTCGTGCTCCCCGTTGCCGGCCGGGAGTCCTACCAGAGAGTGATTGATCGACTGAAGGAACAGGGGGCCCTAGTAAAGGAGGCGGCAGACCTCACCGATGCTTCGCTCAAGTCCTCCTCGCTTGTAGTCCTCGGCAGGGACAACCCCATTATCGACCGTCTGTTCGGAGGGATGATGAGCGGTACCGGCGCAGCCTTCGATCTGATTGCAAGGAAAAATCCCTGGAATCCGCGCAAGGCTGTCCTGCTGATGCATGCGCGCACCGACAGGGACGCGGCTGCGGGGTTTGCTCAGATGCTGCAGTCCGGCAGGTACAGCCGCGTGACCGTCGACCGGGCGGGCGGCCTTTCCCGGAAGACCGACGAGTCGCAAAGGGGTATGCTCATGGAGCTCAGAGAAAGAACGATGGCAATCGACCTTTCCTCGGTCAAGACGCTGACCGAAGCCGTCACCGCGGCGGCCGGGAACAGGATCATCTACCTCGGCGAGTATCATGACAAGTTCGCGCACCATGCCGTGCAGCTCCAGGTGATCAGTGCCCTCCACGAGAAGGGGCTGAGCCTCGCCATCGGCATGGAAATGTTCCAGCGGCCCTTCCAGAAGGTGCTTGATGACTACATTGGCGGCACGATCGACGAACGCGCGTTCCTGAAGCAATCGGAGTACTTCAAGCGCTGGGTCTTCGACTACAACCTGTACAAACCCATCCTCGATTTCGCGCGGGAGCACCGGATACCCGTGGTCGCGCTCAACCAGCGGAAGGAGATCACGGACAAGGTCTCGAAATCCGGCCTCGATTCCCTGACCAGTGAGGAGCGGAGCGAGGTGCCGCGGCAGATGGATTTCTCGGACGCCGGGTACCGGGACCGGTTGAAGTCGGCCTTCGACCAGCACCCGGGTGCTGCCGAATTGAGCTTCGACTACTTCTTCGAGGCCCAGGTGCTCTGGGACGAGACCATGGCGGAGTCCATTGACGAGTTCCTGCGGAAGAACCCCGAACGCCGCATGGTCGTGATCGCCGGCAGCGGCCATCTCTCCTACGGGTCCGGCATCCCGAAGCGAGCGTTCCGCAGGAACAGCCTCCCCTACTTCATCGCGCTGAACGACAGCGAGGTCGAACCGGACGTCGCGAACTACCTGCTCCTGCCGCAGCCGCTCGAGGGAGTCGCGCCGCCGAAGCTCATGGCGGTGCTCAAGGTCGAGAACAGCGCGGTCAGCATCATCGAACTGCCCGAGGGCAGCGTGTCGAAGAAAGCCGGCATGACCGTCGGGGACAGGATCCTGTCGCTCGACAACGAACAGGTTGAGAGCGTGGAGGACATCAGGCTCGTGCTCTTCTTCAAGAAGAAAGGCGAGACCGTGAGCGTGAAGGTGATCAGGAAGCGCTTTTTCCTGGGTGACCGGGAGATGCAGTTCGACGTAAAATTGTGA